One Osmerus mordax isolate fOsmMor3 chromosome 16, fOsmMor3.pri, whole genome shotgun sequence genomic window carries:
- the LOC136959230 gene encoding zinc finger protein 648-like codes for MSIKLKSHREMNEMAMHMPNSKAMHDQLVIIMGALTKAAVAEICEIVDEGYAVLHLEISKRHKENEDLKKKLHLIESIIARGNASSQAPNVASTDAVSLSRDATCTKHRQNNNGENVNDDGKITPGDGYLMEREEFPDVVLIKDEDSDNEANEESKDGAKVTKARPQAITGGREGSSPGQFRNKIRNWPGNDTEGNLQLDLRKKTSKQTFKRSAPKINSGNRKTMGSPFTLRAASNEPGCSGQLEGDEMAIAESSHSYSSDTAAEGLLVHPDHPDCSPVSDINTNSQVYFEAQGEAMIDSEPNKLELDLCSPWPKQRNSDLDFTRFHQSENDENEAFGLKLISVSGATTTHCPLSSEINTSMDFDGSDLMAFTVYDEQSSRLQHGEVQAGAIGKGRRFICRLCNKHFATSQNLEVHMRIHTGERPFSCAQCGKRFTQSAHLKSHLNIHTGERPHACGICGKSFIVKYSMKLHMKKCHSNV; via the exons ATGTCGATTAAACTGAAGTCGCACCGGGAAATGAACGAAATGGCCATGCACATGCCGAATTCAAAGGCTATGCATGATCAATTGGTGATTATTATGGGGGCGTTGACCAAAGCAGCTGTAGCAGAGATCTGTGAAATCGTCGACGAAGGTTATGCTGTTCTGCATTTAGAAATATCAAAAAGGCATAAGGAAAACGAGGACCTTAAGAAAAAGCTGCATTTGATCGAATCTATTATTGCGCGTGGCAACGCGTCCTCTCAAGCTCCAAATGTAGCTAGCACAGACGCGGTGTCCTTATCGCGAGATGCTACCTGCACTAAACATCGACAGAATAACAACGGGGAAAACGTCAACGATGATGGGAAAATAACTCCCGGAGATGGATACTTAATGGAACGAGAAGAG TTTCCCGATGTGGTGCTCATCAAAGATGAAGATTCAGATAATGAGGCCAACGAGGAGAGCAAGGACG GTGCCAAAGTTACTAAAGCCCGGCCACAAGCCATCacaggaggcagggaaggaagcAGCCCAGGACAGTTCAGAAACAAGATAAGAAACTGGCCAGGAAATGACACTGAAGGAAACCTGCAGTTGGACCTGAGGAAGAAGACGTCAAAACAGACTTTCAAACGCTCCGCACCCAAAATAAATTCCGGCAACAGGAAGACTATGGGCTCTCCATTCACACTGCGTGCAGCCTCCAATGAGCCTGGTTGTTCTGGGCAGTTAGAGGGTGATGAGATGGCGATAGCGGAGTCCAGTCACTCGTATTCCTCTGACACGGCCGCAGAGGGCTTATTGGTTCACCCAGACCACCCGGACTGCTCACCAGTGTCAGATATTAACACTAATAGTCAGGTGTACTTTGAGGCTCAGGGTGAGGCCATGATTGACTCTGAGCCTAATAAACTAGAGCTGGACCTGTGCTCGCCATGGCCAAAACAGAGGAATAGTGATTTGGATTTTACTCGGTTCCATCAAAGTGAAAACGATGAGAACGAGGCTTTTGGACTGAAGCTAATAAGCGTGTCGGGGGCTACTACCACTCATTGTCCACTTTCCTCGGAAATCAACACCTCCATGGACTTTGATGGTTCCGACCTGATGGCCTTCACGGTCTACGACGAACAGTCCAGCCGGCTGCAacacggcgaagtgcaggcggGCGCAATCGGTAAAGGGAGGCGTTTCATCTGCCGACTTTGCAACAAGCACTTTGCCACTTCCCAGAACCTCGAGGTACACATGCGGATTCACACAGGAGAGCGACCTTTCAGTTGCGCCCAGTGCGGGAAGAGGTTCACTCAGTCCGCCCATCTGAAGTCACACTTGAACATTCACACAGGAGAGCGTCCACACGCGTGTGGAATCTGTGGGAAGAGTTTCATAGTGAAATATAGTATGAAGTTACATATGAAGAAATGCCACTCCAATGTGTAA
- the LOC136959231 gene encoding uncharacterized protein → MTNYKAFHTQLSSIMEALTKAAMAEICELVDDSYAILQLEISRSHKENEALRRKLELIETVIVRGHNKNIASLGNLQEIGALMCDERAFLSGSGGKQPIGSLRRVGKTTTLRESTEEQVSEKSGTNQVIFQSPEEETGSDIVLIKEEKQADHLSSNDSEDQLLINEEGMEVFGEDDCQEGPSRLIASVAMPTKLTHWEQSAEEPSPPHSEQEDSQHSSTSRYGPGTARQKTLSVRYKPKETQSEPGSSSPTGGDESETAEQVFDLVSESDSEVTAGQSARKLFESSGSPSSLAGGFEPKRGVSMLSSLPYDVELEMCSSWSNQGLPGMVSMQHAQYKPDQRGLHPDKVSDLTSTNYQMNLGLGSSSKVDQLDMSKYSKDKRFICNFCGKCFTSSRSLETHVRVHTGERPYSCAQCGKRFTQSGHLKTHQSVHTGERPFACEHCGKRFAGKQNLRIHQQKHHPNA, encoded by the exons ATGACGAACTACAAGGCTTTTCATACTCAATTGTCGTCCATCATGGAGGCATTGACCAAAGCGGCAATGGCAGAGATTTGTGAGCTCGTAGATGATAGTTACGCGATTTTGCAATTGGAAATATCTCGGAGTCACAAAGAGAACGAAGCTTTGAGAAGGAAACTTGAGTTGATCGAGACAGTTATCGTTCGTGGGCACAACAAAAACATAGCTTCTTTGGGCAACCTGCAAGAAATAGGTGCATTGATGTGCGATG AACGTGCCTTTTTATCAGGATCGGGTGGAAAGCAGCCGATTGGTAGTTTAAGAAGAGTTGGCAAGACAACGACTTTGAGAGAATCAACAGAAGAGCAGGTTTCTGAAAAGTCTGGAACCAATCAG GTAATTTTCCAGTCACCAGAGGAAGAGACGGGCTCTGACATAGTTCTGATAAAGGAGGAAAAGCAGGCAGACCACTTGAGTAGTAATGATTCTGAGGACCAACTTTTAATCAACGAGGAGG GCATGGAGGTGTTTGGAGAGGATGACTGTCAGGAGGGACCATCCAGGCTGATAGCTTCTGTCGCCATGCCAACAAAGCTGACCCACTGGGAACAGAGTGCAGAGGAGCCCAGCCCCCCTCACTCTGAACAAGAGGACTCCCAGCATTCCTCCACTTCCAGGTATGGGCCTGGGACTGCAAGACAGAAGACCCTGAGCGTTCGTTACAAACCCAAAGAGACTCAGAGTGAACCGGGCTCCTCCAGTCCAACAGGGGGCGATGAAAGCGAGACCGCGGAGCAGGTTTTCGATTTAGTTTCCGAGTCGGACTCCGAGGTCACCGCTGGGCAGTCTGCAAGGAAACTCTTCGAGTCGAGCGGTAGTCCCAGCTCTCTCGCGGGGGGTTTTGAGCCGAAAAGAGGCGTTTCCATGCTCAGCTCTCTGCCGTATGACGTGGAGTTGGAGATGTGCTCTTCCTGGAGTAACCAGGGCTTGCCAGGGATGGTATCCATGCAGCATGCACAATATAAACCCGACCAAAGAGGACTACATCCGGACAAAGTCTCTGACCTGACATCCACCAACTATCAAATGAACCTGGGCCTTGGCTCTTCCTCCAAGGTCGATCAGTTGGACATGAGCAAGTACAGCAAGGACAAGCGGTTTATTTGCAACTTTTGCGGGAAGTGTTTTACCTCATCGCGAAGCTTGGAGACGCATGTGCGCGTTCACACGGGAGAGAGACCGTACAGCTGTGCCCAGTGTGGGAAGAGGTTCACCCAGTCTGGACACCTCAAAACGCACCAGAGCGTACACACTGGGGAACGGCCTTTTGCCTGTGAGCACTGCGGGAAAAGATTTGCAGGCAAACAAAACTTGAGAATACACCAACAGAAACACCACCCCAACGCGTAG